The genomic window GAGAAGCGAAACCTTGCGACCGAAATCCCTGTATGGGAGCCAGAAATATGCATTCAATGCGGCAAATGCTCTGTTGTATGCCCTCATGCGGTTATTCGTATAAAGGCCTATGATCCCAAACACCTCGAGGATGCCCCTAACACGTTTAAATCAACCATAGCAAGAGACGAAGTGTGGAGGGGGATTAACTATACAATACAAGTAGCTCCTGAGGATTGTACAGGATGTGGAATATGCGTGGATATATGTCCTGCGAAAAGCAAGACTGAAACCAGAATTAAAGCACTCAATATGCATCCTCAACCACCCTTACGCGAAGATGAAAGAAAAAACTGGGATTTCTTTTTATCGATTCCAGAAGCAGATAGACTCGTCCTACACAACACAAGTCTCCGCCAGCAACAGGTTCAACAGCCCTTATTTGAATTCTCTAGTGCCTGTCCAGGTTGTGGAGAGACACCTTACATAAAATTAATTAGCCAGCTATTCGGGGATCGGCTGCTTGTAGCAAATAGTACCGGTTGTTCTTCCATTTACGGAGGGAATCTCCCGACCACTCCATGGGCTCAAGACAATGAGGGAAGAGGACCGGCTTGGTCCAATTCACTGTTTGAGGATAATGCTGAATTTGGACTGGGATTCCGACTCTCTATTGAGAAGCAAATGGAATTTGCTTCTGAGCTTTTGAAGAAGCTGTCCCCATATATCGGGGAAAATCTCGTATATTCAATCCTCAATGCTGAGCAAAAGAACGAAGCAGAAATTTACGAACAACGGAAAAGAGTCTTCACTTTAAAGAAAAAACTCAAAGACATCGAAACTAGCGAAGCACGTTGTCTCCTGAGTACGGCAGATATGTTGGTAAAAAAGAGCGTTTGGATCATTGGCGGAGACGGCTGGGCCTATGATATTGGTTTCGGTGGCGTTGACCATGTACTTGCAAGCGGAAAGGACGTTAATATACTGGTTCTTGATACCGAAGTCTACTCCAATACCGGAGGACAGATGTCGAAGGCAACTCCTCGAGGGGCGGTAGCAAAGTTTGCCACCGCAGGGAAACCCGCTCCTAAAAAGGACCTCGGTTTAATAGCCATGACATATGGGAATGTTTACGTAGCAAGTGTTGCTATGGGTGCAAGAGACGAACACACATTGAGGGCATTCATCGAGGCAGAAGCTTATGAAGGTCCATCTCTTATTATCGCGTACAGCCACTGCATTGCCCATGGAATTAATATGACGAGGGCAATGCGAAATCAAAAGGCAGCTGTTGATTCAGGTCAGTGGCTGCTATATAGATTTAATCCTGAGCGTGCAAAACAGGGTGAAAATCCCCTACATTTAGACTCTACTGAACCTAAGATAAAGGTCCAAGATTATCTCTACATGGAAAATCGATTCAAAATGCTACTGAAGACTCGACCAGCCGATGCAAAACGCTTGTTCAAGGACGTGCAGAATGACGTAAACTCGCGCTGGAAACTTTATGAATATCTAGCCGCAAGAGAACCTTTGACCAAAAGGGAAAATTAACAACGATGATTACTATCAAGCATTAACAGGAGACATAAACGATAGAAAACTGCCTTAGGCGTGAGGAGGTAAGACAATGGATTTGAGCACAAACTATTTAGGAATGACACTTCGCACACCCTTAGTACCATCAGCATCCCCACTATCTGAGGAGATTGACAACATCAAGCGTATGGAAGATGCAGGTGCATCGGCCATAGTGCTTCATTCTTTATTCGAAGAACAGCTACGGTTGGAACGCTATGAGCTACATCACCACTTAACCTATTCAACCGAGAGCTTCGCCGAGGCACTTACCTTTTTTCCAGAGCCAGCTGAGTTCCACGTTGGACCAGAGGTTTACTTGGATCATGTCCAGAAAGCAAAAACGACAGTTGACATTCCAATAATAGCCAGCCTCAACGGAGTTTCGGTCGAAGGATTGAAGGACTATGCGAAAGAAATAGAGAACGCTGGTGCAGATGCATTAGAGCTTAACCTGTACTATATTCCAACCAGCATGGATCTGACTTCCGAACAGGTTGAGAATACATATATAAACATCGTCAAGTCAGTAAAATCCGAGATTAACATTCCGATAGCTCTGAAACTGAGTCCATT from Thermodesulfobacteriota bacterium includes these protein-coding regions:
- a CDS encoding dihydroorotate dehydrogenase-like protein, with amino-acid sequence MDLSTNYLGMTLRTPLVPSASPLSEEIDNIKRMEDAGASAIVLHSLFEEQLRLERYELHHHLTYSTESFAEALTFFPEPAEFHVGPEVYLDHVQKAKTTVDIPIIASLNGVSVEGLKDYAKEIENAGADALELNLYYIPTSMDLTSEQVENTYINIVKSVKSEINIPIALKLSPFFTNMAYMAKHFAQAGADSLVLFNRFYQPDIELDTLEVRPNIILSTPQALRLPLTWIAILYGHVNADLAATSGIHTAQDVLKMLMVGANVTMLCSVLLRHGIEQIKIIEQGMRDWMEEHEYESVKQMQGSMSQINCEDPSAFERSQYMRGLLTFVPTV